CTGAAAGACTTTTTTTCTTGTTTTCAATTTCTTGATTAAGAATGTTTAATGCTTTCTGCCAATCCGATTTTTGAATGTAATCTTTAAAGGATGCTTTTATACCTGCTACCGTTTCTATTATTTTATCAAGTTCTTTTTCTTGTAGCTCAACCAAAGAAGAAGTGGCGGTAATCAAGCCTTCTAATTCAGTTTTATGTTCAGGTTGTATATTTTCTGTTTCGATTTCGTTAAGTGAAAAGTCAATTTTAACGTTATCTAATGCTAATTTTAAAGCATCAAGATTTTCAATAAATTTGGTTAAAGACCTATTATCTTCTATAAATAAATCTTTACTTTTTATAGTTGAAGTTATACCTGATTTATCAATCGCCTTTAAAGTATTGTTGATGTCTTCTAAATCTGTTTTGATTTTAGTTTTATTACTGATTGAGGCTTGTTTTGTTCTAAAACTGGTTCTTGCTTCCAAAAACTCATTTTTAATTCTATTTTTTTTATCAAAAAACACTTGCATTGATGGAATAGCGTTATCAATCCTTTCACGTAAAGCATTTGGATTTTTTGCTATCTCGTAAATTTGTTTTTGTGAGTACTGCTCAAATTCAAATATTTCTAAAAGGTACTTATCATCATCTTTTACTAAAGCCCAAGAACCATCAATCCATTTAAAGACTTCTATAAATTGGCTTGAAGCGGAAATTATTTTACTTGCTACGATTTTATATAGTACTTCTTTACGGACTATTTCTATTTCAACAACAGATGTATCAAGGTCGAAAACACCTATCGTTTCTTTTTTGTGAGATGTATCTGCTTTTTTATAAAATAAGTTTTGCTCCTTTAAAAGGTCTTCAAAATCTGCAAGATTTACTCCTCTATTGAAAACCCCTCTAATGAACCTTAAAATACTCGATTTACCGCTACCTCTACCACCTATTATTGTATTTAGTTGCGGATTAAAGTCAATTTCTAAATCTTGCTTTTTGGTTAATTCAGTACCCTTTACTTTAAGGCTTTTAAACCAAATATCGGGTTGCTTATTAGGGTCGGTTTCTTTAATATCAAAATCATTTATTACCCTATGTTCAGGAAGTAGAAATGCTTGTCTTAAACCCTCCAATGATGGTGTTTCATCCATTTTTATCCAAGTGAAACGAGAGCCAATACCCCAAAGACCGTGTTTAGAATCGCCTGCTTTATGAGGGTTATCCGAAAATGTTAAGATAGATATATTTTTTTCTTTGGCTAAATCGACTGGTTTTTTCCAAGCATTTATATCAATGGTACTCTTAGTATTACCGTAATAGCTAACTAATTGACTGTGAAAATCAGCAGGAACTTCATTTTCATAAAAAGCCTTATGAACTACTTGAACTGCTGTAATATCAGAACGCTCATAAAAATCAATTAAATTTTGATGACTTAAATTAAATATTCCAGAAAACTCATCTATATGGGCAGGAATAACTATGGCATTACATTTATCTCTTACAATATTTGCAACCTCCACAACTGATTTATTTGTTGAAGCCAATTGATCGCCATATACAGAATGTTCTATATCACATTTGCTTAAAAAACTTTTGATTTCTTCTTCTCCTTTAGATGGGTCAAATAAAATCAATAAATGAATTTTCGTTGAATCGCAAGTTATCTCCACTCCAGGGAATATGGTAAGCGGTTTATCTTTTGCGGCTTCTTGAATTGCTTTTATACCTAAAGGCGTATTATGGTCTGTAACTGCTACACAATGCAAACCTTGTTCAATAGCTTTATCAACCCATTGTTCGGGTGTAACTTCTCTATCAGCAAAACATTCGCTTGCTGTTGTGTGTAAATGCAGGTCGCATTTGTACCATTTTGAACCTTTAAATTCTATCATATTCTACCCTTTAAACTTCGTTGCTAAATAATTCATACTTACTGTTCTGCTTACTTCGTTGTGAGGTAAGATTAAGTACACCCACTTTTTACCTTGATTTTCTGCTGTGTATTCAGAAGCGTATTTACAGTAGCGTTCTGCTGCTACTTTTTTGGCTAATACGGTTTCTTCTTCGGTTTGGTCTGAACGTTTGACTTCAAGCATATAAATGGTGCTTTCAGTTTCTACAATAAAGTCAGGTTCATACCTTTTTGAGTTGTTATCCCAATAAATTCTAAATTGGTTGGGTGCTGGTCTTAACCACTTGATTACTGTGGCATCATTTTCTAATACAAAGGCTAAATCTTGTTCGGCTTTACTGTCAAACTTGTATTCAAAATGACAGGCTTTTTCAAAACCTCTAAATACGTATTTAGGAATCATATTTGTAGGGCTTACTATATCTCGATAGTCTTTGTAGCCTGCATTTACCAATGATGAAAAACTCCATTGCTCTATGCGTATAAATGGAAATACTCTTGGGGCAACATAATCTGCTGAATGCAACTGAAAGTGCTGTTTCATTTGATTGTAAACCTTTTCCGCTATGGCTGCTTTGAATTGGAAGATTGCCGAAGGCAATTCTTCTTCGTTGCTTATATTGGCTTTGATAGCTTCGTAGGCTTGGGTGGCTAAATGATACAAGCAACTCTGCATTTTCATCATAATCAATTTCTGGGTAATCAATTAATTCTGCAATGATGAGTTTGATAGGATTGCCATACGAACCGCTTGATTTTGCTTTTAGGGTTTCTACTTGCCTATCTTTTAAACCCATTCGGATAATCTCTTGCTCTAAGGCTTGGAAATTGAATCCTGTAATATCTAAATCAAAGGTTTTGAACTCGGCTCTTGTTTCGCCTTGCACTAAGTCCATACGTGGTATTTCAATGATATTCTTTTTGTATTCGGTTACCATTGTATCATATACCTCTTTGGCTTCTGCTACAATTTGAGCTGCAAATAGATTCCCTTGCCCTTCTGATAGGTTTTTTTCTACTTGCCGAATTACTTTACGCTTAACTTCCTCTTTACTTAAATCTTCTACTCTGCGAACTTCTGGTAAACTTCCAAAATCGGGCAGTACATTGATAATAGCCTTTTTAGCATCTAAGTTGTTTTGTGCCTTTTGCTTGTCATGTGGGTTGGCTATTACATTAATTTTCTCTTGCTCCTTTACAAAGGTTTGCTCCATTACTGGCTGAGAGGTAACTACTACGGTTTTGGTAGATAAATCTTCTTCAGACAAAATAATTTGACTCAATTTATTTAGAATTGAGTTAGGGTCATTAGCTGCTTCAATAACTGCATTGAAGTTTTCGTGAGCTACTACCGTTAATTTATCAATTTTATCTACGCCTGTACGTTTGCCCTCATAAGGTAATCTTAACCCTCTACCAATGGTTTGTTCTACCAAAATACCTGCATTGGCGGCACGAAGTGGCACAATGGTATATAGATTGGTAACATCCCAACCCTCTTTGAGCATATTTACATGGATAACAATTTCTATTTCGTTATCTGGACTTTCTAAGGAAATAAACTGTTGCTCAATATCTTCTTCTTTTTTGGTAGATGAATCTATTTGTAACACTTTGCCTTTGTATTGCCCATCATAAAAAGCATCTGTATTGATGAGTTCGTATATTTCTTTAGCGTGGGCTATGTCTTTACAAACTACCAAAATGAATGGTTTCACCAATTTCACTTCGTTGTTTTTGGAATAGATTTCCAATTCGTTCTTTGTGTCTTGGTGTATGCTTATGGCATCTTCTAATTTGATGATTTCAACTTCACGATCACTTAAAGAGCCTTTTTGGAAATTTTTACGAGTAGCAATAGCCGGGTTCTTTACATACTTACCATCTGACAAGGCTTGGGCTAAGGAATATTCAAACACTATGTTTTTGAATTGCTTGCCCTTTTCATCAAATGGGGTTGCTGTCATTTCTAAGCCTAAAATGGGCTTTAGCTCATTGATGGCATTTTTAGAAGCATCTGCGTGGTAGCGGTGTGCTTCGTCCATTAGAATGACTAAATCTTCCAAACCTGATAAATATTCCCAATACGATTGCCCTAAATACTCGGATAGTCTTTTGATTTTTGGGGCTAAACTTACTCCGCCTTGTCTTGTACCTCTGTTGTCGGAATTAAACTTGGCTATATTGAAAATATTGATGCGGATTTCGGAATCTGAAAATAATGCACCTTGTTGTGCATAGTTGTCGCCTGTAATGACTACGGGTCTGTTGTGAACAAACTCAGATATGCCATTAAACACATATTTGTGATAGGCAGGATTGCCAAAATCTTCTATGAGTTTGTCGTAAATAGTAAGATTGGGAGCTAAAATGAAAAAGTTCTTAACGCCTTTTTGTAAGTATAAATAAGCCACAATAGCACCCATTAAACGGGTTTTACCTACACCTGTGGCAATTGAAAAAGCAATAGAAACAAAATCTCTTTCAAAATCGGTACAAGTAGGAAAATGAGCTTTTACCTTTTCTAATTCTGCTGCTAAATCAACTTCTTTTTTTAACTCTAATTCTTGACAAAGTTGAGCTACAATATCGAGTGAATCTTGAAGCGGTTCACGAAGTGATAAGCGTTGTTTTATATTATTGGCAATTGTATTCATATTATTGTCTGAATCTGGATTTACTGGATTATTGAATTATCAGAATTATTTGCAGAATTTACCTTGCGGTAATTTTCTGAAAGTCTGTTGTGAAATACTTTTTTATACTCTAAGCTCGTTGCTCCAAAATTGATGAGCAAACCAATGTCGAAATTGTAAGCGGTGAGATAATTTTTGGCTTGGGCTAAATGAACATCTTCGAGTTTTATCAATGCTTTTAATTCTACTACAATGGAATTGTCTATGATAAAATCGGCTCTGCGAGTGCCTACATTATGACCTTCGTAATAAATTTCTTGCTCAACCTCTCTTTGAAAATCAATACCCTCTTTTTGCAATTCAATAGCCAAACATCTTTGATATATGACTTCTTGAAAACCATTGCCCAAGGTATTATGCACTTTCATTGCACAACCTATGACTTTGTATGTTAACTCTTTCTCCATCTGAATTTATTGGATTTTAGAATTTTCAGAATTATTGTTTACATCATCAAAAAGTGATGGTGTTTGAGAAGGCTTGATTTTGTTTTTCTTATCTGCCAGTTCCTGCACACTAATTTTATCATCTATAAAATCCTGCTCATCCTCTAATTCTGTATCTGAATTTTCAGGATTGTTGGATTTTCTGAATTTTTTATTTTGAAATTCATCCTGTTCATCCTCTAATTCTGAAGATTCTGCTTCTGACAGTGGCATATTAATAATATTCAAGCTATAATCTTCCTTACCATATTCGCATCTGCCTAATAGCATTAAAGGAATTTTTTGAATGGTAATGTTGCCAAACTTGCCTTTGCATTCTTTTTGGAAAGACTTACAACAAATGAGCAAAGTTTCGCCTGGTTGCATTTCGTCTTTGATGCTGTCTAAGGCTTCTACGGTAAGGAATTGGGTTGTGGTAAAAATAAAATCTTGCTCAGAGCTTTGCCCTTGTTTCCAATAGGTGCTTTCGTGGGGCTGGTATTTAAAACCCTCTTGCTTTGCCATTGCTGCTGCCAACATATCAGCATTGTACTCTTGGCTAATGACCCAATTGCCAAACTTATCTTGCTTTAATAAACTGGGTGCAAGGGTATAGAATTTGAAACCGCCACCACCTTGCCAGTTTACAGTTTTGCTGATGCCGCCTTGCTCGCCATCTACTACTTGGCTTTTAATCTTGGAACACAATGCGTTTTGGCGTGTTCGCCCAATTCTACGCCTATCCAACGCCTGCCCATTTTTTGGCTACTGCTGTTTGTGGTGCCTGAACCTAAGAAAGAGAATTCACCAGGTCACCTTGTTGTAGCTAACATTATAAACTCTTTCAATTAATTTTCAGGTTTTGGAGTAGCAAATATTTTTCTTCTTCACTAACAGCATTTCTTTTAGAAATTGATATAATTATATCAATTGATGAACCATTATGCCAAATTCTTCAAAGATACAAGTTTGAGCATATATGGTCAGCTATAAAAATATTTTTGCTCTGTAATATCATCATTTGACCTTATGTCCTTGAACCAAATCGATTCTTTCTTCATCTAAAACTCTTGATATGATTTTAATATCTTATATTCATTATTTTTTTTACCAAAAGATGTAGTTATTTCACATAAACCTTCAATCTTTAATTGGTTCAATTTTTTTTGCAATTATTATATTCTCTTCCCAAGGAATTCTCTTGGGTCGTTTATCTGGATTTTTGTACCTTTTGTCCATTTTTCGGCATTTCTTGGAATAATTTTTTCAAACCCAACATTTTTTTACACACAAGTACAAAATATTTAAAGAGAAGAAACCATTTTAAAACTTCATAAAGTTTTATTGCCATATCTTTGAACATAAATTAAAATTATGTCTTCTATTTTTCCAAATACCATATCACAAATACTTTTAGGTAAGCTTTCTTCATCATCAATACTTATCCAAAATTGAGCCATCATTACTCAAAAGATTTCTCAAAATATCCAATCTCTTGTTCTTCATCAAACTCAACCAAAGCGAATGTTCTACACCATCATCATAATGCTCAAAGGCGTTGCCTGTATTGTAAGGCGGGTCTATATAAATGCACTTTACTTTGCCTGCATAGTCTTGTTCGAGGGCTTTAAGGGCAAGTAGGTTATCACCGTGTATGAGCATATTGGGGCTATTGGGGTCGCCATAGCTGTACTCTGGGTTTTCTATTAAAATACGAGGTTCGAGCTTGGGTTCTTCGCCTTTGCCTATCCAAGTGAGTTCGAGTTTTTGGAGTTGTTTTTTATTGCTCATTGGTATCAATTTCTATTTATGTCTTAAAATTTCTAAACGCTATACAAAACAGGCTTATATTATCTTCATTTTTAATTCTTCTGAATAGTCATACTCATATAAAATAGAAGTAACTATTTCCTTTAATAAATCTCGGTCTATAATATTATCTGCAACATCTACCACAATATTTTCCATTTCTAAAATGAATTTATCTACTAAGACCTTTGAAGGTTTTTTACTCCCCTCAGTAAGAAAATAAGCTGCTACAGCAATTGATGAATTTTTATTGCCATCATTGAAACAGTGATTTTTATTAAATGAAAAAATGAGATGTGTTACTTTATCTTCCAGTTCTGGGTAATAAAAGTCGTTTTGAACGTGGTCTATGAGGTTCAATCTATTAAGCCAGTTATCTCTAATACCCATGGAAAAGAAACCTGATTCACGAATGATATTATCGTGTACCTTCAATAGTAAATTCAATTAAAAAGTATTGAAACGCCATCTTTATCTATCTTTTAAGCGTTGACAAAACTTCTTTTAACAATTTGGGGTTTTCATCTTTTTATGTCCCTGTCTATTAAAAAGATTAGCTCTTTTTTATGATCCAAGGAAACGGCTGTAATCTTCTTTGCTTAAAGCACCAATCCATTATTTTTCAAGTATTGAATGAATTAGTGGTACGAAAACCATAATCATTGGGAAGCCATTTTGGTACAGGCATCTTCAATTTGTGGTATCCAATGCCTTTTCTTTTAAAATCGCATTATTAAGACATTCAATTCAGCTTGTTGTATGGGATAAGTTTTCTGCCCAAAGATGCTCTGATTTTTTCCTTCATTTCATCAGCAATACCAACCTCAAAATAAGCTATTAAAGCTTTAATACTTCAGGCATACATTGTATCTCTTGGATGTGTTTTTTTCTCAAGATTTAATATTGTTCAAAGTATATTAGTTCAACTGCTGTTTTCTCAATTCAAAAATAGCTTCTTTAGATGGCATCTGAATAAACTGCATATTTTTACGGACCCATTTCTAAATACATCAGGTTAAATGCATTGGTACCGTAATTTTCTAAACTAATAGGTTCTCATTTGAGTAATAGCTACTAAAAACTCCTCATCACGTTGATTTATGAATTTTGTTGCTCCGCCAATTTTTTTGGTTAATTCTTTTACAAATGGTTTATCAATTACAATATCTAATTTCAAACCAATCAACCTTTTTTTGAATTTTTTACTTTATAATTAGCATTGCAATATTTAAAAAAGCCCTGAAATTGAATACCGCCAAACTTTTAAGACGCTTAAATGATTGATTATCAGTATCTTGATTTTGATTTTACCATCTCAGTTTCCTTCTGTGAAAGATTTTGAAGTTGGTAATACAGTAATTGAAAAGTACTCACGAATAAGTCCTTTAAACTTTTCGAATTTTAAACCAAAAATCACTTGATAACCATTATGTTTTACTTCATCTTTATTCATCTGTTCAATGGATATTTGTTTGGCTAGTACGAGTCTTTAACATCAAAAAAAATCAGCAACCATTTTGGAAGTAAAAAGATATTCGCCTTCATATGAAAAGTCCTACTAATCCAATATGATTTTGTATTTCCAGCATCAATCGCCTTAATTGTTGAAATATTTTACTCTGTCTATTGCAGATTTTGTTAAGTCTTTCATATTAAATCATCTTCCATTTTATGGTGAATAATTCGGTAGTGTTTACTTCTTGCTTTAAGCGTCTTTCAATCTCGTCTAATAGGTTTTCCTTACGGTCGTCTATGGTGTCTTGGGCTTCAAAAAGGTGTTGACGTTTTTCGCTTCGTTTCTTTTCTAAATCCTTAATGGCTCTTTGGGCTTTTACTTTGGCTTCCAGATTCAACATTTTTTTAGCTTCTGACTTTCGGAGTTTGATTTCTGCATCTAAGTCTTTTATTTCCTTATCTAAACTCAATTTCATATCGTCTGCCCATTGGTCGAGCTTATCCATTTCAGTATCAAAAAAGTCTTTGTTACGGTTGGCATTATCTGAAATAACACTTTGTGTTTCGCTGTACAATACTTCTTCTAAAGTCTTTTTAATATCGTCTGGAGCATAAAGCGTTTGCCCTTCTGTAGCTTGAATAGAAAAAAAGCGTTGGGCTATTTCATTATCAATGGTTTCGCCATTATCCGTAATGCAAGCCGTGATTAAAAAATCTTCAAACTCAAAAGAATTGATTTCTAAATGGCTTACCTGCAACCAACCCGATTGCCCTAAGTAGTTTTCCAATGCTGTTACTTTGGTAGGGGTATTGGAATAATCAAAGGTTAATTCCTTTGTTGCTGTATTGAGTCGCTTACAAGCTCCTAAAATTTCTTTGGCTAACTTATGGCCTACACGATAAATATTAGTGTCATCAGGAACATCAATATCCGACTTGCGTTGCCCTTGTTTGGGCTTCAAAATCATATATGGCCCTTGATGAATAGATACATTAGGGAATGGATTTTTCTTTAAGGTAAAGGTGTAGTTTTCATCATCAAACTGGGCTGAGCTGTTTAGATAGAATTTTGTGGTATCCCATAATCGTTCTTCAAAGCGGTTAAGGTTTTCGGTACTTTCAAAAAGATTGGTTTTGAGTTTCTCTCTTACTTCTTCATCAAAGTTTTCAATCAATACTTTTCTTGTTTCCTGTACTTTTTCGGAAATGTCAGGCTTTAATTCTTGTTGTAAATCATCAAAAGCCGTTTGTATTTCTTCTGTGGTTCGGCATTGTTGGTATATTGTAGCGATTCTTTTTTCAAAATCAACACCATTGCCAATGCTTCCTAAAACTTCATCAGAAGCCCCAAAAACGCCATCAAATAAGCGGAATTTTTGGTCTAAGAGTTCATAAACACGTTGGTCAGCCGCATTGGCTTTGTTGAGGAAATTGATAACTACAACATCATATTTCTGACCGTAACGGTGGCATCTACCAATACGTTGTTCAATACGTTGTGGATTCCAAGGCAGGTCGAAATTGATAACCAAAGAGCAAAACTGTAAGTTGATACCTTCGGCAGCTGCTTCGGTTGCCACCATTATAGTTGCTTCATCTTTAAAATAATCAACTATGGCAGCTCTTTTATCGGCAGTTAATGAGCCTGTTAAAATATCTGTGCCTTTGTGTTTTTTAAGATAAGCTGCATAAATCTCTTTTGATTTTGGATCTGCATTGCTTCCGTTAAACTTAACTACCTTATCTGCATATCCTCTTGCTTCCAGTAGGTTACAAATAAAATCTTGTGTTCTTCTGGACTCTGTAAAGATTAGTGCTTTTTGATTAGCACCTAATGATTCTAAGGCTGTAAACCCTCTTTCTAAGGCAGTGAATAATTGTTCTGCTTTTGAGTTTTTTCTAATGCGTTGAGCCAAGGCTCTAAACTTTTCTAAGTCGGCTAATTCACTTTTAACTTCTTCAATTTCTTCTTCTGTATAAACTACTTCCTCAAAATTATCTTCGGCTTCACTTTCATCTTCTTCTTCGCTTTCCCATTCGTCTTGAATTTCATCATAGGTTTCAAAATCAATGGTCATTTCATCTTCTTCCTCAATTGCATTGTGGTTGGTAATGATGTTTTCCAAACGCTTGACTAAAGCATCTAAAGTACCGTAGATGGCATAAGTAGATGATGCTAAAAGTTTACGAAGTATTAAGGTCATTAATTGCCTTTGGCTGAAAGGCAAAGCATACAGTTTTGGTCGTTGTAAATAGTCCGTTACCCAATTGTAAAGCGTTGTTTCATCTTCATTGGGGAAATACTCCTGAACCAAAGGTTTACGCTCGGTGTATTTGATGTATTCTAAAACTTGCCTTCTTAAAGTACGTTTGCAAATAGGCTGTAAACGGTTTCTTAAATCTGTATAGTTTTCTTCATCTATATTCCTGCTAAACTGACTTTTGAAACTTTTTAAATCGCCAAAAATATAGGGGTCAATAAGGCTTACTAAGCCGTATAACTCTAAAATAGAATTTTGCAAAGGTGTTGCAGTAAGCAATACTTTTTTGCAATGGTCTAAGGCATCTTTGATGCCGTTGCCTATTTTATTTGAGGGTTTATAAACATTGCGTAAGCGATGTGCTTCGTCAATAATTACTAAATCCCAATTGATGTGTTTTAGATAAGGTGCTTTGTTTTTAGCAAAATGATACGAACAAATGATAATCGTATCTTCTTGATTAAAGGGATTTAGATTACCTTCTTTAATCGAGTTGTTAAATGACTTTGCTTCCAGAATAACGGAAGGCAAATAGAATTTATCTGCTAACTCTCTGTTCCATTGCTTACGCAAGTTGGAAGGACCAATAATTAATAATTTCCTTTTTCTTTCTGCCCATTGTTGTGATAGTATGATACCGGCTTCAATGGTTTTTCCTAAACCTACTTCATCAGCCAAAACAGCACCTTTAGATAATGGTGATTTAAAAGCAAAAAGTGCTGCTTCTACTTGATGAGGGTTTAAGTCCACTTGAGCATCCTGTAAGGATGCGGTAAGTTTGCCAATATCATTGGCAGGTAATTGCCTTGTTAAATCATAGGCAAAATATTTGGCGTGGTATGCTGATAATTTATTCACCTATAATGTTGTTTAATGCTATTCTAATGGCTTGTTCTGCTTGTGGCTCACTTTCTACCAAATGAGCTACTTGGTCAGCTAACCATAAAGCAATCAATTTATCTGGGTCGATACTGTATAATTGAGCAAGAGCCAAAACGTGTTCACGTTTTGCGGTTTTTTCTCCTCTTTCAATTTTACTTACAAGAGCTGTGTCAACATCTAATTCAGCTGCAATATGCCGAAGTAAAAGTTCTTTTTCTTCTCTTGTGTTTCTAATTAAATCCCCGAATTTGTTCATTACTTCCGTTTGTTATAAATCAATTTGTTGATTATTGACAAATGTACAACAAACAAAAGAAAAGCGAACCAAAAACTATTGAGGAGTTTTCAACATTAATTGATTTTTCGATAATGTCCTGTCTTTGGCTTTTCTAAAAGCATTGGTACAGAGTTGTTTAGAAAATCATCTACTGACCTTTCGGATAAGCCTAACTTTTTACCAAGTGCAACTGCTTCTTTGCGTTGAAAGTCTTGTGGCAACTGGTCTAATAGCTGTTTTTTGTTGTTTGGCATCTTGTACAGAATAGGGTCTTTGTTTTCTTCCAAATTGTTGAACATTAAAAGACTGTGTTGCAAATAGACTTCTGAAAGCATCAAAGATGCTTCAAAGTCATCATCAGTGCAGGTTACATCTTTAGAGCAATCGCCATTTTCAAACTTCCGTAAGGAAGTGAAAATCATACAAAAGCGATACAGGATTAAGCCCAAACGAAATACCACACTTGCTGCATCTTCGCCTGTAAAAATCACTACGTTTTTGAGCTTGTCGAAAAAAACTTGATTGAGTTTATTCCATTGGTTCTGTGTTAAAAATACTTCGGTTGGGTACTGGTTTAAAAAATCAACAATCTTTAGTACTTCGTTTGATAATGCTTCAAAGTGGTCGTTGTAAACTATACCGCCTGGTCTTGGTGATGGGTCTTGCCAAACGATTTCGTTTTTGAACGCATAGAATATAAAGCGACTAAATAAACCATCTTCTGCCGAAGCGATTAGCTTTGGCACTTGGGCAGGTGTGCCTGACAAGGCCACCGCCAATTGTGGGTGTTTTATTTCTAAAAGTTCACGGTTGGTTTTTCTTGCTGCTGATATTTTTTCGTGATGAAAAGCAGCTCGCATAATGTGTGAATAATTGCCCCAATCTTGCTTGTTTGCTCCACTCATTGCATCAGCTTCTGTTTCGCAAATAATGCCTTTACCATCATTGTCTTGTAGAATTTGCATCATCATTGCCTGACTGCAATCGGCTGGAATGAAAAGCAATTTAAAGGCAGGTTCTTGTGGTTTTTCGGGTATTGGGTCGTCTTTCTTACGCTTGCTTAATTGGGCTTTGTATTCAACCATTTCGTTTTCGTGTTGGTCTTTGGCTTGTTTACTACTTTCAACCATTCTTTCGTGGATTTTATCGCCTAATCTTTTGGCATTTTTCAAAACCCCTTTACCACTTGCTGCTGGAGCAATGATGAACGAAAACAAATGCGGATAAACTCTTTCTTGATGATATACGCCTTGAACATCAGGCAAACAACCACTAATAATA
Above is a genomic segment from Chitinophagales bacterium containing:
- a CDS encoding PHP domain-containing protein — its product is MIEFKGSKWYKCDLHLHTTASECFADREVTPEQWVDKAIEQGLHCVAVTDHNTPLGIKAIQEAAKDKPLTIFPGVEITCDSTKIHLLILFDPSKGEEEIKSFLSKCDIEHSVYGDQLASTNKSVVEVANIVRDKCNAIVIPAHIDEFSGIFNLSHQNLIDFYERSDITAVQVVHKAFYENEVPADFHSQLVSYYGNTKSTIDINAWKKPVDLAKEKNISILTFSDNPHKAGDSKHGLWGIGSRFTWIKMDETPSLEGLRQAFLLPEHRVINDFDIKETDPNKQPDIWFKSLKVKGTELTKKQDLEIDFNPQLNTIIGGRGSGKSSILRFIRGVFNRGVNLADFEDLLKEQNLFYKKADTSHKKETIGVFDLDTSVVEIEIVRKEVLYKIVASKIISASSQFIEVFKWIDGSWALVKDDDKYLLEIFEFEQYSQKQIYEIAKNPNALRERIDNAIPSMQVFFDKKNRIKNEFLEARTSFRTKQASISNKTKIKTDLEDINNTLKAIDKSGITSTIKSKDLFIEDNRSLTKFIENLDALKLALDNVKIDFSLNEIETENIQPEHKTELEGLITATSSLVELQEKELDKIIETVAGIKASFKDYIQKSDWQKALNILNQEIENKKKSLSETEIASLTQYEELSSKVAVKQKELQVINDTETEMKEIHNKCNLLLKEYVSVCKEITETRSTFINNNIKDPYLKIEIKGFRNRDDFESQLRSIISNESSFGDDIEKLKTLCFTGVVEDKILIAKKALLDAHYSDTSSEHFHGFFKNALKKLSPSQIDNIEIFMPEDDIIVKYKPEGSSVFKPLSTASAGQKTAAILTFLLSFGDEPLLLDQPEDDLDNRLVYDLVVKGLKKAKEKRQIIVVTHNANIPVNGDAEYILSMDSTTTDIKVLHSGTVENSAIKKEICDVMEGSEKAFQLRSERYKTIFS
- a CDS encoding DEAD/DEAH box helicase family protein, with the protein product MNTIANNIKQRLSLREPLQDSLDIVAQLCQELELKKEVDLAAELEKVKAHFPTCTDFERDFVSIAFSIATGVGKTRLMGAIVAYLYLQKGVKNFFILAPNLTIYDKLIEDFGNPAYHKYVFNGISEFVHNRPVVITGDNYAQQGALFSDSEIRINIFNIAKFNSDNRGTRQGGVSLAPKIKRLSEYLGQSYWEYLSGLEDLVILMDEAHRYHADASKNAINELKPILGLEMTATPFDEKGKQFKNIVFEYSLAQALSDGKYVKNPAIATRKNFQKGSLSDREVEIIKLEDAISIHQDTKNELEIYSKNNEVKLVKPFILVVCKDIAHAKEIYELINTDAFYDGQYKGKVLQIDSSTKKEEDIEQQFISLESPDNEIEIVIHVNMLKEGWDVTNLYTIVPLRAANAGILVEQTIGRGLRLPYEGKRTGVDKIDKLTVVAHENFNAVIEAANDPNSILNKLSQIILSEEDLSTKTVVVTSQPVMEQTFVKEQEKINVIANPHDKQKAQNNLDAKKAIINVLPDFGSLPEVRRVEDLSKEEVKRKVIRQVEKNLSEGQGNLFAAQIVAEAKEVYDTMVTEYKKNIIEIPRMDLVQGETRAEFKTFDLDITGFNFQALEQEIIRMGLKDRQVETLKAKSSGSYGNPIKLIIAELIDYPEIDYDENAELLVSFSHPSLRSYQSQYKQRRRIAFGNLPIQSSHSGKGLQSNETALSVAFSRLCCPKSISIYTHRAMEFFIIGKCRLQRLSRYSKPYKYDS
- a CDS encoding Fic family protein, producing the protein MGIRDNWLNRLNLIDHVQNDFYYPELEDKVTHLIFSFNKNHCFNDGNKNSSIAVAAYFLTEGSKKPSKVLVDKFILEMENIVVDVADNIIDRDLLKEIVTSILYEYDYSEELKMKII
- a CDS encoding GxxExxY protein, whose protein sequence is MEKELTYKVIGCAMKVHNTLGNGFQEVIYQRCLAIELQKEGIDFQREVEQEIYYEGHNVGTRRADFIIDNSIVVELKALIKLEDVHLAQAKNYLTAYNFDIGLLINFGATSLEYKKVFHNRLSENYRKVNSANNSDNSIIQ
- a CDS encoding site-specific DNA-methyltransferase: MDRRRIGRTRQNALCSKIKSQVVDGEQGGISKTVNWQGGGGFKFYTLAPSLLKQDKFGNWVISQEYNADMLAAAMAKQEGFKYQPHESTYWKQGQSSEQDFIFTTTQFLTVEALDSIKDEMQPGETLLICCKSFQKECKGKFGNITIQKIPLMLLGRCEYGKEDYSLNIINMPLSEAESSELEDEQDEFQNKKFRKSNNPENSDTELEDEQDFIDDKISVQELADKKNKIKPSQTPSLFDDVNNNSENSKIQ